From one Clostridium cylindrosporum DSM 605 genomic stretch:
- a CDS encoding acyltransferase domain-containing protein produces the protein MDLDKIYNENRDLINSTSIDFLTDKYIVNRGREISLDSITIEKLLEVKEEIFQNEEAKLLLKAYLSLYFKGEESLKGYCDLSSILLEKGDLFFLLVAIAKINDLELLYKQKGIPDSILYDTLSDIRIWAENHNVKTGNLGLSELHWLRHHLNGELFKIGRLQFHKIDFSGDVMLFKQATTRFPLLLSYGDINYDFLGNKTEKDEEFISTYIESDITITANPIREGKCQRETVTINKCDYSLEIKNGTSLLSMHIQQGEKLDISKCIHSMKEAIRFYYKYFNGDIIKGFTCTSWLLNRNYRYILPDESNIRKFASMFYEYPMVVRNDQMYRRVFNGEMDIEKLIDIGNKTQLQEVIIKGIKEGLTFEDASIIFPSYDMRKLDRFMSINVF, from the coding sequence TTGGATTTAGATAAAATTTACAATGAAAATAGAGATTTAATTAATAGCACATCTATTGATTTTTTAACTGATAAATACATAGTAAACAGGGGGAGGGAAATATCACTAGATAGTATAACCATAGAGAAGCTTTTAGAAGTTAAAGAAGAAATATTTCAAAATGAGGAAGCAAAACTTCTACTTAAAGCATATCTTTCACTTTACTTTAAAGGAGAAGAATCTCTTAAAGGTTACTGTGATCTTTCATCAATTCTTTTAGAAAAGGGAGATTTGTTTTTCCTATTAGTTGCTATAGCAAAGATTAATGATCTTGAATTATTGTATAAACAAAAAGGCATACCGGATAGTATACTTTATGATACATTGTCAGACATTAGGATTTGGGCAGAAAATCATAATGTTAAAACAGGAAATCTAGGGCTTTCTGAACTTCACTGGCTAAGACATCATCTTAATGGTGAACTTTTTAAGATAGGTCGTCTTCAATTTCATAAAATAGATTTTAGTGGGGATGTTATGCTTTTTAAACAAGCTACAACGAGATTTCCTCTACTCCTATCATATGGAGATATAAACTATGATTTTTTAGGAAATAAAACAGAAAAAGATGAAGAATTTATATCAACATATATAGAATCAGATATAACAATAACTGCGAATCCTATTAGAGAAGGAAAATGTCAAAGAGAAACTGTCACTATAAATAAATGTGATTATTCACTAGAAATTAAAAATGGTACATCTCTTCTAAGTATGCATATTCAACAAGGAGAAAAACTAGATATATCTAAATGTATTCATTCAATGAAGGAAGCTATAAGGTTCTATTATAAGTATTTCAATGGAGATATAATAAAGGGTTTTACATGTACATCTTGGCTTCTAAATAGAAATTATAGATATATACTACCTGATGAAAGTAATATAAGAAAGTTCGCATCTATGTTTTATGAGTATCCTATGGTTGTAAGGAATGATCAAATGTATAGAAGAGTTTTTAATGGAGAAATGGATATAGAAAAGTTAATAGATATAGGTAATAAAACGCAGCTTCAAGAGGTTATTATAAAGGGAATAAAGGAAGGGTTAACATTTGAAGATGCTTCTATTATATTTCCATCATATGATATGAGAAAGCTAGACAGATTTATGTCAATTAATGTGTTTTGA
- a CDS encoding DUF4091 domain-containing protein → MDLDYGIIHSGYRHLKYARCKYSMYNIKSFTRRVLRNETFAFQIILNSNEEFLCSLNEFNNISWKGLINRIRVSIDLNDDTIHENVKLSLVDYIVDDNGSLTADIISDKDSLLVEGGIAQLIWVKGKVPLGFNGSFNFNINLFYTKEYDDEELIGSIPCEIKVLDYDLPSLQESPFYLDLWQHLSSLARHYNVPIFSDDHFYIIENFIKELASAGQKTITIVASDFPWGGQGCFKVHKNASNLFEHNIVSVRRDVNGELYLDFTSLDRYIDICFKYGIDKEIDIFGLIGNWHGMDFKSPVYPEYKDPFRVSYYDEGNGKIKYISSKDELHLYIKLLLNHFINKGYIEKTRIFCDEPNNPELYEESKRFISSTVPGVTLKYKCAVHDPRFLLKPDSGITDSSIFLPMIGERFEKFEEVRESILGKEDSITWFVCCYPQRPNQFIASPPLESRLVGHITYMLKASGFLRWNYCLYTEDVYNNPSYKYPSWVAGDTFFVYPGSNMKPVSSIRWENMKMGIEEYTLMKMLEDKGYSYEVISGLGLYDITGSISSMKGDARSFKMGYSLSQNDYEVFRENLINLLLK, encoded by the coding sequence ATGGATTTAGATTATGGAATTATTCACTCAGGATATAGACACTTAAAGTACGCAAGATGCAAGTATTCAATGTACAATATAAAGTCATTTACTAGAAGGGTGCTAAGAAATGAGACATTTGCCTTTCAAATAATATTAAACTCTAATGAAGAATTTTTATGTTCTTTAAATGAATTTAATAATATATCATGGAAGGGATTAATTAATAGAATAAGAGTTAGTATAGATTTAAATGATGATACTATTCATGAGAATGTTAAGTTATCATTAGTAGATTACATAGTCGATGATAATGGAAGTTTAACAGCTGATATAATTTCAGATAAGGATAGTTTACTTGTAGAGGGTGGAATAGCACAGTTAATATGGGTTAAAGGTAAAGTGCCTTTAGGGTTCAATGGAAGCTTTAACTTTAACATTAACTTATTTTATACAAAAGAATATGATGATGAAGAGCTTATTGGTAGTATTCCATGTGAAATAAAAGTATTAGACTATGATCTTCCATCTCTTCAGGAATCACCTTTTTATCTTGATCTATGGCAACATTTAAGTAGCCTTGCTAGGCATTATAATGTTCCTATATTTTCTGATGATCATTTTTATATTATAGAAAATTTTATTAAGGAATTAGCATCAGCTGGTCAAAAGACAATTACTATTGTTGCTAGTGATTTTCCATGGGGAGGTCAAGGATGCTTTAAAGTTCACAAAAATGCATCTAATCTATTTGAGCATAATATTGTTTCAGTTAGAAGGGATGTTAATGGAGAGCTTTATCTAGACTTTACTTCACTTGATAGATATATAGATATATGCTTTAAATATGGAATAGATAAGGAAATAGATATCTTCGGTCTTATTGGTAACTGGCATGGAATGGATTTTAAAAGCCCAGTTTACCCAGAATATAAAGATCCATTTAGAGTTAGTTACTATGATGAAGGTAATGGTAAAATTAAGTATATATCAAGTAAGGATGAACTTCACTTATACATAAAGCTTCTATTAAATCACTTTATAAATAAAGGCTACATTGAAAAGACAAGGATATTTTGTGATGAACCAAATAATCCAGAGCTTTATGAAGAAAGTAAAAGATTTATTAGTAGTACAGTTCCAGGTGTTACTTTAAAGTATAAGTGTGCTGTACATGACCCTAGATTTCTTTTAAAACCAGACAGTGGAATAACTGATAGTTCTATTTTTCTTCCTATGATAGGGGAAAGATTTGAAAAATTTGAAGAGGTTAGAGAAAGTATATTAGGTAAGGAAGATAGTATAACATGGTTTGTGTGCTGTTATCCTCAAAGACCTAATCAATTTATAGCATCACCACCACTTGAAAGTAGGTTAGTTGGTCATATTACATATATGCTCAAAGCATCAGGATTCTTAAGGTGGAATTACTGTTTATATACTGAGGATGTTTATAATAATCCTTCATATAAGTACCCATCATGGGTAGCAGGAGATACTTTTTTCGTATATCCAGGAAGTAATATGAAACCTGTAAGTTCTATAAGGTGGGAAAATATGAAAATGGGTATAGAGGAATATACACTTATGAAAATGCTAGAGGATAAAGGGTATTCATATGAAGTAATATCTGGTCTTGGATTATATGATATAACAGGAAGTATTTCTAGCATGAAAGGTGATGCTAGAAGCTTTAAAATGGGGTACTCACTTAGTCAAAATGACTATGAGGTATTCCGAGAAAATCTAATAAACCTTTTACTTAAATAA
- a CDS encoding carbohydrate ABC transporter permease — MKTLKSAISNFLLIIIASCMVIPFIYMLLISFNVTYNEYNISFTSLTLENYKTILQDSTFLRYFINSSFIAVSGVILNVTFSSLAAYSFAKLDFKGNESIFFFMIMTLIIPSQVTMIPLYIIMKNLGLLNTYWALILPLPTAFGVFLMRQSILNIPRELIESARIDGLSEFKIFLYIVLPLIKPSIVALSIFTFIGAWNEFLWPLVATSGDDMKTLTVGMSTLGVQHHTNYGLVMAGATLTFLPAFIFYVLLQKKFQQGVTLSGMK; from the coding sequence ATGAAAACGCTAAAAAGTGCAATATCAAATTTCTTATTAATTATTATAGCTAGTTGTATGGTAATTCCTTTTATATACATGTTGTTAATATCATTTAACGTAACATACAACGAATACAATATAAGTTTTACATCACTAACACTAGAAAATTATAAAACAATACTTCAAGATTCTACTTTCCTAAGGTACTTTATTAATAGTAGCTTTATAGCAGTATCTGGGGTAATACTTAATGTTACATTTAGTTCCCTTGCAGCTTACTCATTTGCAAAACTTGATTTTAAGGGAAATGAATCTATTTTCTTTTTTATGATAATGACACTTATAATTCCATCTCAGGTTACTATGATTCCACTGTATATAATTATGAAAAATCTAGGACTTTTAAATACATACTGGGCATTAATTCTTCCTCTACCAACTGCATTTGGAGTATTTTTAATGAGACAGTCCATACTAAATATACCAAGGGAACTTATTGAATCTGCAAGAATAGATGGGCTTTCAGAATTTAAAATATTTTTATACATAGTACTTCCATTAATAAAACCATCAATAGTTGCTCTTTCTATATTTACCTTTATAGGTGCATGGAATGAGTTTTTATGGCCCCTTGTTGCAACTAGTGGGGATGATATGAAAACACTAACTGTTGGCATGTCAACTCTTGGAGTACAGCATCATACTAACTATGGTCTTGTTATGGCAGGTGCTACTTTAACATTTTTACCTGCATTTATTTTTTATGTACTACTTCAGAAAAAGTTTCAGCAGGGAGTTACATTATCAGGAATGAAGTAA
- a CDS encoding carbohydrate ABC transporter permease, whose amino-acid sequence MIKKLKLKKLTPYMYILPIGIILFSFYIIPMIMSMVFGFTKYNIMSPAEFIGLENYKGLLTDTMFKDSLKNTLIFSLVSVPFQTIIALIFAVWLTSKESKFYNFVKGVIFIPVISSMLLISVIWKVFLNLQTSPINMIFNIFGATPPNWLGNPSIVLFTLIAINIWKNIGYFVVIYVSAIMDVDRNVYEAAKLDGVNKLQEFKDITLPLLKPTTIMVVFLGVIWSFQTFDLIYNLTGGGPGTRTMTLVLNIYNLSFKDFNAGYAMSVANVLLFIIATVSILQKTLLKRDKSTIY is encoded by the coding sequence ATGATAAAAAAATTAAAACTAAAGAAGTTAACACCATATATGTATATACTTCCAATAGGTATAATACTATTTTCTTTTTATATTATACCTATGATAATGTCTATGGTATTTGGCTTTACAAAGTATAATATTATGAGTCCAGCTGAGTTTATAGGACTAGAAAATTACAAGGGCCTTTTAACAGACACAATGTTTAAGGATTCATTAAAAAACACCCTTATATTTTCCCTTGTATCTGTACCTTTTCAAACAATAATAGCCCTAATATTTGCTGTATGGCTAACTAGTAAAGAAAGTAAGTTTTATAATTTTGTAAAGGGAGTTATATTTATACCTGTTATATCATCTATGTTACTTATAAGTGTTATATGGAAGGTATTCTTAAACTTACAGACCTCTCCTATAAACATGATATTTAATATCTTTGGAGCTACACCACCTAACTGGTTAGGTAATCCAAGTATTGTTCTTTTTACCCTTATAGCTATTAATATATGGAAGAATATAGGGTACTTTGTTGTTATATATGTATCGGCAATTATGGATGTTGATAGAAATGTATATGAGGCAGCTAAACTTGATGGTGTAAATAAACTACAAGAATTTAAAGATATTACATTACCTCTACTTAAGCCAACAACAATTATGGTTGTATTTCTTGGGGTAATATGGTCATTTCAAACCTTTGATCTTATATACAATTTAACAGGTGGAGGGCCTGGAACTAGAACTATGACTCTTGTTCTTAATATATATAATTTATCCTTTAAGGATTTTAATGCAGGGTATGCAATGAGTGTAGCAAATGTTCTATTATTTATTATAGCTACAGTTAGTATACTTCAAAAAACACTTTTAAAAAGAGATAAATCTACAATATATTAA
- a CDS encoding ABC transporter substrate-binding protein, which translates to MKRFSKILATMLILVVTIAAFASCSKSDNKSKSTSSAKEITVWLPPIGPNDKPVWEPIFKKFEKENNCKIKLEIIPWQNYPEKYATAIQAGTGPDVGYMYAEMYPQFIKMGAVEDLTKRFTDEDFKNYTYLDASKMMGGMYGFPIEAANPGVLYFNEDIVKATGEAAILAKLKKHEPITWDEFLTVAKKATKDINGDGKVDQWGFAQGWGATFFGDLNWNWYNYLWQAGGDIYTEDLKGVKFNDAAGVKAAKFLYDMKNTYKIIPSDAMSKTNEDMLKTVFGPGKAAFAIGLSSKASELFDKEFKNLKYDFTISMKDKKAATFASVDQLTLMSAAKDKDLSFKLMKHMLSAESMTAFHKYNPRAPISKDEPYQGDPKFKEMIEKDKGIYRPLVVGPNGVEIYEYLWKELQKTMNGEKSPEAALNDAAKYANDLISKNSK; encoded by the coding sequence ATGAAAAGATTTTCAAAAATCTTAGCTACGATGCTTATACTTGTGGTTACTATTGCAGCCTTTGCTTCTTGTAGTAAATCAGATAACAAGTCAAAAAGCACTTCATCAGCTAAGGAAATTACTGTTTGGCTTCCACCTATAGGGCCAAATGATAAGCCTGTATGGGAACCAATATTTAAAAAGTTTGAAAAAGAAAATAACTGTAAGATTAAACTTGAAATTATACCGTGGCAAAATTACCCGGAAAAATACGCTACAGCAATTCAAGCAGGAACAGGTCCTGACGTTGGATATATGTATGCTGAAATGTACCCACAATTTATAAAAATGGGTGCAGTAGAAGATTTAACTAAGCGTTTTACAGATGAAGATTTTAAAAACTATACATATCTTGATGCATCTAAAATGATGGGGGGAATGTATGGTTTCCCAATAGAAGCTGCAAACCCAGGTGTGCTTTACTTTAATGAAGATATAGTAAAGGCTACTGGAGAAGCGGCTATACTTGCTAAGCTTAAGAAGCATGAGCCAATTACTTGGGATGAGTTTTTAACTGTAGCTAAAAAGGCTACTAAGGATATTAATGGAGATGGCAAGGTTGATCAATGGGGATTTGCCCAAGGATGGGGTGCTACTTTCTTTGGTGACCTTAACTGGAACTGGTACAATTACCTATGGCAAGCAGGTGGAGATATTTACACTGAGGATTTAAAGGGAGTTAAGTTTAACGATGCAGCAGGAGTAAAGGCTGCGAAGTTCCTTTATGATATGAAGAATACATATAAGATAATACCAAGTGATGCTATGAGTAAGACTAACGAAGATATGCTTAAAACTGTTTTCGGGCCTGGAAAGGCTGCATTTGCCATAGGACTTTCATCTAAGGCATCAGAACTTTTCGATAAGGAATTTAAAAACTTAAAGTATGACTTTACTATTTCAATGAAGGATAAAAAGGCTGCTACATTTGCATCAGTTGATCAATTAACATTAATGTCAGCTGCTAAGGATAAGGATCTTTCATTTAAGCTTATGAAGCATATGCTAAGCGCTGAGTCAATGACAGCATTCCATAAGTATAATCCAAGAGCTCCTATAAGTAAGGATGAACCATACCAAGGAGATCCTAAATTTAAGGAAATGATTGAAAAGGACAAGGGAATATATAGACCACTTGTTGTTGGGCCTAATGGAGTTGAAATTTATGAGTATCTATGGAAAGAGCTTCAAAAGACAATGAATGGTGAAAAGTCACCGGAAGCTGCTTTAAATGATGCTGCTAAATATGCAAACGATCTTATTTCAAAAAATTCAAAGTAA
- a CDS encoding winged helix-turn-helix transcriptional regulator: protein MKLNYNLKCNLANTLNIVGDKWTLLVLHRIFKGINIYKNLLEALSPIPTNILSNRLKLLEENKLIIAELYSEHPPRYKYVLTEKGEDFRDVFYSMIIWGEKHLDNCDKTVLHEKCGEKVEIKYYCSNCNEYVEDLIVNVYEDKNK from the coding sequence GTGAAACTTAATTATAACCTAAAGTGTAATTTAGCAAATACATTAAATATTGTAGGAGATAAGTGGACACTACTAGTTCTTCATAGAATTTTTAAAGGTATAAATATATACAAAAATCTTTTAGAAGCCTTATCTCCTATTCCTACTAATATATTATCAAATAGATTAAAGCTTCTCGAAGAAAATAAGTTAATAATAGCAGAATTATATAGTGAGCATCCTCCTAGATATAAATATGTTTTAACTGAAAAAGGCGAAGATTTTAGGGATGTGTTTTACTCTATGATTATTTGGGGAGAAAAGCATTTAGATAATTGTGATAAGACAGTTTTACATGAAAAATGTGGAGAAAAAGTTGAAATAAAATATTATTGTAGTAACTGTAATGAATATGTAGAGGATCTAATAGTTAATGTCTATGAAGATAAAAACAAGTAA
- a CDS encoding cytochrome c biogenesis protein/redoxin yields the protein MDYLKIVVVFFQGIISFFSPCILPILPIYISILSNSSVGSVKDENIKFRNTYLFKNTILFTLGISTTFFILGSSVSFLNKILSSNKDILMFFGGLLIIIMGLFYMGLLRIPYLQREKKFNMEVKNMKPLTAYLLGFTFSFGWTPCIGPILASVLVMASSSESVLSGNILIFVYSMGFIVPFIVIALFYNKLFKILDSIKKNMNIIKAIGGIILIISGAVMMANGAERTYNYFFKDSTPKVQESKEQLEEGSKEEDKDVAPDFTLTDQYGKTHTLSDYKGKTVFLNFWATWCPPCKEEMPSIEKVYKEYGENKGDVIILGATFPEIFKERDEEYITNFLKENNYTFPVVFDSEFELGESYYINAFPTTFIIDKEGNIKHFSPGAMDETTMKQLIESVK from the coding sequence ATGGATTATTTAAAGATAGTTGTTGTTTTCTTTCAAGGAATAATTTCCTTTTTTTCTCCTTGTATATTACCTATACTACCTATTTACATAAGTATTTTATCTAATAGTAGTGTAGGTTCTGTGAAAGATGAAAATATAAAGTTTAGAAATACATATCTATTTAAAAATACCATTCTATTTACATTAGGTATATCAACTACATTTTTTATATTAGGATCATCAGTTAGTTTTTTAAATAAGATACTATCATCAAATAAGGATATATTGATGTTTTTTGGAGGACTTCTTATTATAATAATGGGACTTTTCTACATGGGACTTTTGAGGATTCCTTATCTACAAAGAGAAAAGAAGTTTAATATGGAAGTAAAGAATATGAAACCTTTAACTGCATACTTACTTGGATTTACATTTAGTTTTGGATGGACTCCATGTATAGGTCCTATTTTAGCATCTGTACTTGTTATGGCATCAAGCTCAGAAAGTGTATTAAGTGGAAATATATTAATATTTGTTTATTCTATGGGATTTATTGTACCATTTATTGTTATAGCTTTATTTTATAATAAACTATTTAAGATACTTGATAGTATTAAAAAGAATATGAATATTATTAAAGCTATTGGTGGAATAATCCTTATAATATCAGGAGCTGTAATGATGGCAAATGGAGCAGAGAGAACATATAATTATTTCTTTAAAGACTCTACTCCAAAGGTTCAAGAGTCTAAGGAGCAATTAGAAGAAGGATCTAAGGAAGAGGATAAGGATGTTGCACCTGATTTTACATTAACTGATCAATATGGAAAGACACATACCCTTAGTGATTATAAAGGAAAAACTGTATTTTTAAACTTTTGGGCAACATGGTGTCCTCCATGTAAAGAAGAGATGCCAAGCATAGAAAAGGTTTATAAAGAATATGGCGAAAATAAAGGTGATGTTATAATTCTTGGAGCTACATTTCCTGAGATATTCAAAGAAAGGGACGAAGAGTATATAACTAACTTTTTAAAGGAAAATAATTATACCTTCCCTGTAGTATTTGATAGTGAATTTGAACTTGGAGAAAGCTACTATATTAATGCATTTCCTACTACATTTATAATAGATAAAGAAGGAAATATAAAACATTTTAGCCCTGGGGCTATGGATGAAACTACTATGAAACAATTAATAGAATCTGTAAAATAA
- a CDS encoding adenine deaminase, whose translation MLNMKSLKESIEYRKLIDVLMGDKDHADIVLYHGNVINVISREIYVADVAIKGKYILVVGDASKLVGPNTVVVDVQGKYISPGFMDSHMHFESSMLTVTEFSRLSIPSGTTTLVADPHEIGNSLGPIGMKAMADECSVVPNHVQLQVPALVPDCPTLETASYDVTSKDMEDLLNYPNILGIGELQGFSNAQHVYNNTPEVIDDLVASTQYAKSLGKPVDGNAPDLFGCDLAAHIIACGGTCSCHETTKKDECVEKVRQGVYVFMREGSTQRNMAECIKAVTEEGLDSRRLILASDDMVAEDLEKKGHMNDIVARTIREGVNPVEAIQMVTINPATYWGFNDRGALLAGRLADIAIISDLNNMVVDAVFIEGKLVAAEGKLLIDLPTYTYPDSCKNSVKRGPVTEKDLEIAANGSTATVRAMEVIPDQNLTGKMEFNVRVNNGVVVADTAQDCLPICCLERYGRNGNIGKAFINGFGLKTGAFAESIAHDTHNILVVGTNYKDMMIAANRVIELKGGIAVSNNGRVIDELALPVGGLITDELNGFEVSAKIAQLEALVKNELGCKIHAPFMHLSFVGLSTSPDWKITDFGLVDVNNFKILPAVVE comes from the coding sequence ATGCTTAACATGAAGTCACTTAAAGAATCAATCGAATACAGAAAGTTAATCGATGTTCTAATGGGCGATAAGGATCATGCAGACATCGTACTATACCATGGTAACGTTATTAACGTTATATCAAGAGAAATCTACGTAGCAGACGTAGCTATAAAGGGGAAATACATCCTTGTAGTTGGGGACGCTTCAAAGCTAGTTGGACCAAACACTGTTGTTGTTGATGTACAAGGTAAGTACATCTCACCAGGATTTATGGATTCACACATGCACTTTGAAAGCTCAATGCTTACAGTAACAGAATTCTCAAGACTATCAATTCCATCAGGTACTACAACTCTAGTTGCAGACCCACATGAAATTGGTAACTCACTAGGACCAATAGGAATGAAGGCTATGGCTGATGAATGTTCAGTTGTACCAAACCACGTACAACTTCAAGTTCCAGCTCTAGTTCCAGACTGTCCAACACTTGAAACTGCATCATACGATGTAACTTCAAAGGACATGGAAGATCTTCTAAACTATCCAAACATACTAGGTATTGGGGAACTTCAAGGGTTCAGTAACGCTCAACACGTTTACAATAACACTCCAGAAGTTATTGATGACCTTGTAGCATCAACTCAATACGCTAAGTCACTTGGAAAGCCAGTTGACGGTAATGCTCCAGATCTATTTGGATGCGACCTTGCAGCTCACATCATCGCTTGTGGAGGAACTTGTTCATGCCACGAAACAACTAAGAAAGATGAATGTGTAGAAAAGGTAAGACAAGGTGTTTACGTATTCATGAGAGAAGGTTCAACTCAAAGAAACATGGCTGAATGTATCAAGGCTGTAACTGAAGAAGGACTAGACTCAAGAAGACTTATCCTAGCTTCAGACGATATGGTTGCTGAAGACCTTGAAAAGAAGGGACACATGAACGATATCGTAGCTAGAACAATCAGAGAAGGTGTTAATCCAGTTGAAGCTATTCAAATGGTTACAATTAACCCTGCAACTTACTGGGGATTCAATGACAGAGGAGCTCTTCTAGCTGGAAGACTTGCTGACATTGCTATCATCAGTGACCTTAACAACATGGTTGTTGATGCTGTATTTATCGAAGGTAAGCTAGTAGCTGCTGAAGGAAAACTTCTAATAGACCTTCCAACTTACACTTACCCAGATTCATGCAAGAACTCAGTTAAGAGAGGTCCTGTAACTGAAAAGGATCTTGAAATAGCTGCAAATGGTTCAACTGCTACAGTTAGAGCAATGGAAGTTATTCCAGACCAAAACCTAACTGGTAAGATGGAATTCAACGTAAGAGTAAACAACGGTGTAGTTGTTGCTGATACAGCTCAAGACTGTCTTCCAATCTGCTGTCTAGAAAGATACGGAAGAAACGGAAACATTGGTAAGGCATTTATCAATGGATTCGGTCTTAAGACTGGTGCTTTCGCTGAATCAATCGCTCATGACACTCACAATATCCTAGTTGTAGGTACAAACTACAAGGATATGATGATTGCTGCTAACAGAGTAATCGAACTTAAGGGTGGAATTGCTGTTTCTAACAACGGTAGAGTAATTGACGAACTTGCACTACCAGTTGGAGGTCTTATAACTGACGAACTTAACGGATTCGAAGTTTCAGCTAAGATTGCTCAACTAGAAGCTCTAGTTAAGAACGAACTAGGATGTAAGATTCATGCACCATTCATGCACCTTTCATTCGTAGGTCTTTCAACTTCACCAGACTGGAAGATTACTGATTTCGGTCTAGTAGACGTTAACAACTTCAAGATTCTTCCTGCAGTTGTTGAATAA
- a CDS encoding EutN/CcmL family microcompartment protein, producing MNIGKVIGNVVATRKDETLTGSKLMLTQPLDIDLKANGDPIIMVDTVGAGIGEIVMFTTGTASRNAAEKPDSAIDAAIIGIIDYVDVDRSSIEK from the coding sequence ATGAATATAGGAAAAGTAATAGGAAACGTTGTAGCGACAAGGAAAGATGAAACATTAACGGGAAGTAAGCTAATGCTTACTCAACCACTTGACATAGACCTAAAAGCTAATGGAGATCCAATTATAATGGTAGATACTGTTGGAGCAGGTATTGGTGAAATTGTGATGTTCACTACAGGTACGGCATCAAGAAATGCTGCTGAAAAGCCTGATTCTGCAATAGATGCAGCTATAATTGGTATTATTGACTACGTTGATGTAGACAGAAGCTCCATTGAGAAGTAA
- a CDS encoding flavoprotein, with protein sequence MNKNKMTMDILEKLSIKVTRGAYPGIEVKSVASNQVQSTQIFAPQVPKNDTKLLVVFTGSNLGFEESLSEAKKLKDLGYTIDVAISESAESMFGEERFRSLNPRSLYTAKDKMNYLEMVQNVDAVVVPIATQNTAIKLSLGLQDSFISMLLWQSLWQGKTLFMNMDDMTTHRGMEAKSKMLLQMMSGYVDKLKRLGVKPISTLNLSKSIHESFTSEKNSSIKFEGAIERPVITEKDILKRAAGDTITVPLRAIITSLAQEAAKNLSINIVRQNG encoded by the coding sequence ATGAATAAAAATAAAATGACCATGGATATACTTGAAAAGTTATCTATAAAGGTAACTAGGGGAGCATATCCAGGAATAGAAGTTAAATCAGTAGCAAGTAATCAGGTACAAAGTACTCAAATATTTGCACCACAGGTTCCTAAAAATGATACAAAGTTACTAGTTGTTTTTACAGGTAGCAACCTAGGTTTTGAGGAATCACTAAGTGAAGCTAAAAAGCTTAAAGACCTTGGATATACAATTGATGTTGCTATTTCTGAAAGTGCTGAGTCTATGTTTGGGGAAGAAAGATTTAGATCTTTAAATCCACGTAGCCTTTATACTGCAAAGGACAAGATGAACTATCTTGAGATGGTTCAAAATGTTGATGCGGTAGTTGTACCAATAGCAACACAAAACACTGCAATAAAACTTTCACTTGGACTACAAGATAGTTTTATATCAATGCTTTTATGGCAAAGCCTTTGGCAAGGAAAGACTCTTTTTATGAACATGGATGATATGACAACTCATAGAGGCATGGAAGCTAAGTCTAAAATGCTTCTTCAAATGATGAGTGGTTATGTTGATAAGTTAAAGAGACTAGGTGTTAAACCTATTTCAACTTTAAACCTTTCAAAATCAATCCATGAGAGCTTTACTTCTGAGAAAAACTCAAGTATTAAATTTGAAGGTGCTATAGAAAGACCTGTCATAACTGAAAAGGACATTCTAAAAAGAGCAGCAGGAGACACTATAACTGTTCCACTAAGAGCAATTATAACTTCACTAGCTCAAGAAGCAGCTAAAAATCTTAGTATAAATATAGTAAGGCAAAACGGGTAA